TTCATAGCCACGAAGTATTCAGCTATTTTTCCCCAACGACTTAAATCTCCTGCATTACCATGAAAATACAAAATAACACCTTTGGGTTTTTCAACTTTAAAATGAATCGCATTGATAACAGCGTTTTTATCGGTTTTTAGAAATAATTCTTCAAAAGGATAATTAAATTGAAAGGTATAATCTTGTTCAAGTTTAGTTGGTAGAAACAATATCTTTTCTTGAAAAAAATGTAATGAAGCTCCAATCATAAGGTATACAGCTACAAGAACGAATAACGTTCTTTTAAGCCTTCTTTTTAGTCTTTTTTGCACTATGAATAACGTTAATACTTGTGGTTTTTAAATCTATAGTTTTAGGTTCGGAATTAAGAATATCATCTAACATTTTATGATACGATTCAAAATTATTTAAATCCTTATGACCTCCTCCAATTACGGTATGTAACTTAGTTAACTTAGGGTTAATCTTAGATAATTTCACACTAGATTTATAAGGAATCAATTTATCATTTGTCCCATGTATGATATGAATTGGGCACTGTACATATTTTAACCACTTGTATGTCGGCAAAGGATATTTTAATAAAATAGATAAAGGCATAAAAGGCATATATCGCCCAGTAACTTTTGTCAAACTGTAATATGGTGCATCTAAGATGAGTTTTTTTGGATTGTTCATCGATGCTAACTTGGTAGCAAAACCAGAACCTAAGGAGCGTCCGTAGAGTATAATTCTGTCTTCTGTTGTGAGCTCTTTGACTTTATTATAAACCAATTGCAAATCTCGTTTAATGGCTTTTTGAGAACGTTTTCCTGTGCTTTTACCAAAGCCTCGATAATCTACCATAAGCACATTATAACCATGCCTTGTAAAATCTACAGCGAATTTCCCCCAACCTTTTATACTCTTTGAATTACCCTTTAGATAAATAACTACGCCTTTACTTTCTCCTTTAGGAAAAAAACGTAGGCCATTGATTGTGGCTCCATCTCTTGTCTCTAAGTTATACTCTTTAGTTTCTTGATTTTCATAATCAAATTGAAAATCCTTAGATAGTTTTTCGGGTTTGAATAGCACATAATCTTGTATGTAATACAATGCAATACTTATAGCTACATAAATAATTAAAACTGTAATTAATGTTGAAACCCAATATTGCATATATACTTTAACCGATTATTTAACAATATAGTAAATATCAAATCAAACACTAATCCGTTTTTGAAAATATCGCAAAAGTAAATAAACGCCTAGAGCAGAAATAATGTGCTTTAAAGCATGACCACTAAAGCCGATATATTCAAAAAGAATATAGTCATAATGCTCTGAAATTTTAGCAAATATGTATGCTACTAAAAGTAACCAATAACCAGATATAGAATTATACTTAGTTTTAAATGATAGAATCACAATCAGCATTACTATTACTGGATAAAACTGAACAAATACGTATAGTCGTAAATCATCAAAAAACAACCACCAGATGATAGAAAAAACACCAGAAATTAATAATGGTAATAAAAGGGTTTTTCCAATCTTTTCATTAAAGAAATCAGTAATCAATATTGACAATAAAGCCATAAATACCATTGTCATAGGTAACCTATCCAAAACTAGTGTTTGGTCACTTGGAAACATATGATAGTAACCCGAACCAAAAGACACTAGTAAAATACCAATAAAAAAAAGAAGATATTGAAAATGTCTTTTGAAAAATTTTTTGAAATATACTATACCTATTAAACCCACTATTAAAAAAGGTAAATTAGATATAACATTCCAAAAGTTTGGAACACCTAAAATCATACTTTTATCTACAAATTCATGATAGCCTTGCTCCTGATTAATAGCACCAATTTTTAATAAAGCCACACAAAAAACAGCTCCACTTAAAAAGATTAGAAAATAACCTATTTTACTTTTTAAACTCATATCAGCACAAAACTTAAAACAATCAAAGTAAGGCTTGTGATTAATAGAAATGACGTAAAAAAAGAATAGCTTATTATCTTAAAGCCACCTTTGACAAATCGAAATGTCGCAAATAACAAAAGAGCAAATTGCAACAATATTGTAGGTAAAGTTGTCAGCTGTTGTATTACACCTAGAACTATATTTTCAATTTTTAAATATGTCCCATTCAAAAATATTAAACCAATATATATCACTGTAAAAAGGGCTACAAAAAATATTAGCTTATCAGGGTTTTTAATTTTCATAGGATTAAGTTTTTAAACCTCGCAATACTCAATCAAAATATTGCGAGGTTTCAGGTTGCTAACTACCAATCATTAAAACTAACTATAGTTCGTTATTAGTTTCAATTTCTTTATCTATATAAACTACATCTCTAGTATTCTTCTGTACTGCAATTGCCGAAAAGAGACTCAAAGTAAAAGACATACCGTAAAAACCCTTTTCACTCAATTCTAAATCTGCATTCCATAAGCCAATTACAAGAAGAACAATTGATGCAACTGATGTAAACCAACTTATACCATAATACATATCTGTAACTTGTATGTCTTCTAACTTATCTCGAACAGCTTTCTGGACAGATATAACTGAGAACAATCCAAAGAGTAAAATTGTAAAATAATAACCTTTTTCATTGAGCATCATATCTGCATTCCATAAACCGATACAATATGATACCACTCCAATAACAAGTACTGTCCAAGATGCTCCAATAAAAGACGGTGTTGGCTTTTGGTTGTACACCTTTTTTTCTTTCTTTTTTGAAGTTGATTTATCGTCTTCTTTTAAAGAAACTGTAGTCTGATAATTCATAATTTTTTGTTTTAATGATTACAGGGCAAATATTGAATCTTAAAAACAAAAATTAAAATCTTATTTTAATTAAAACTTATGATATATTGCCATATTTATTATAAATAATAATTATATTTATTGGTAATTTTAATTTTTTACTTACGATTAAATGATAGATATAGAATCTATAATAAGAACTTTAGACACAAAAGAACATAAAGCTTTTATCGATTATCTATCGAAAAAAAATAAACGAAACGACACCAAAAATATTCAGTTATTTAAGCTTTTAGCTGATGATGATTATGATAAAAAAAATATAGTCACTAAACTTTA
This DNA window, taken from Winogradskyella sp. PC-19, encodes the following:
- the yiaA gene encoding inner membrane protein YiaA; translated protein: MNYQTTVSLKEDDKSTSKKKEKKVYNQKPTPSFIGASWTVLVIGVVSYCIGLWNADMMLNEKGYYFTILLFGLFSVISVQKAVRDKLEDIQVTDMYYGISWFTSVASIVLLVIGLWNADLELSEKGFYGMSFTLSLFSAIAVQKNTRDVVYIDKEIETNNEL
- a CDS encoding alpha/beta hydrolase, coding for MQYWVSTLITVLIIYVAISIALYYIQDYVLFKPEKLSKDFQFDYENQETKEYNLETRDGATINGLRFFPKGESKGVVIYLKGNSKSIKGWGKFAVDFTRHGYNVLMVDYRGFGKSTGKRSQKAIKRDLQLVYNKVKELTTEDRIILYGRSLGSGFATKLASMNNPKKLILDAPYYSLTKVTGRYMPFMPLSILLKYPLPTYKWLKYVQCPIHIIHGTNDKLIPYKSSVKLSKINPKLTKLHTVIGGGHKDLNNFESYHKMLDDILNSEPKTIDLKTTSINVIHSAKKTKKKA
- a CDS encoding ceramidase domain-containing protein encodes the protein MSLKSKIGYFLIFLSGAVFCVALLKIGAINQEQGYHEFVDKSMILGVPNFWNVISNLPFLIVGLIGIVYFKKFFKRHFQYLLFFIGILLVSFGSGYYHMFPSDQTLVLDRLPMTMVFMALLSILITDFFNEKIGKTLLLPLLISGVFSIIWWLFFDDLRLYVFVQFYPVIVMLIVILSFKTKYNSISGYWLLLVAYIFAKISEHYDYILFEYIGFSGHALKHIISALGVYLLLRYFQKRISV